From Rhodopirellula islandica, the proteins below share one genomic window:
- a CDS encoding sulfatase yields the protein MKRFVFLLALCFYATATLADRPNVLLFYIDDLRPQTSDYGHSSMQTPNFDALAAAGVRFENAYCQVPTCGASRASLFTALYPTVERFPNFFTWAERDAADVKTLPQRFKEAGYTTISNGKVFHHKKDTDDRSWSEPAWRPKTSGRTFYNDATKEWKKKREQTIKGKNAQERKEKVPMWEAGEVDVMDTHDGTIAARTMADLERLSKQDQPFFLACGLAKPHMPFYSPKETYDRYPLAEVRLAENRRLPQPMPDEFRLVREQFAYVPMTLDLSRRVEYNSDEYHQRMRQGYYASVTQADDLMGRVFAKMRELNLDQNTLVVVLGDHGWLLGEHNSWAKNQLLHDALRTAMWMKGPGIAKDAVIPSHVEFVDVHPTLCELAGIEIKDAIHGKSFASLLSNPTQVHREDAYTRFGPGDALTTEDHFFVRWRADGASDRAGVEHELLVDRKADPLHQHNVSGQPQYEAIQNQLREKLMARIELAESAMP from the coding sequence GTGAAAAGATTTGTCTTCCTATTGGCGTTGTGTTTCTATGCAACGGCGACGTTGGCTGATCGCCCGAACGTGTTGCTTTTTTACATTGATGATCTGCGTCCGCAGACAAGTGACTACGGGCATTCGTCGATGCAAACTCCGAACTTTGATGCGTTGGCGGCGGCTGGTGTTCGGTTTGAAAACGCATACTGTCAGGTGCCGACGTGTGGTGCTTCGCGGGCCAGTTTGTTCACGGCCTTGTATCCCACGGTGGAGCGGTTCCCTAACTTCTTCACTTGGGCGGAACGCGATGCAGCGGATGTGAAAACGTTGCCGCAGCGATTCAAGGAAGCCGGCTACACGACGATCAGCAACGGCAAGGTCTTTCATCATAAGAAGGACACGGACGATCGGTCGTGGAGCGAGCCTGCTTGGCGGCCCAAGACGAGCGGTCGCACGTTCTACAATGACGCCACCAAGGAATGGAAGAAGAAACGTGAGCAGACGATCAAAGGCAAGAACGCCCAGGAACGCAAAGAAAAGGTGCCGATGTGGGAGGCCGGCGAAGTCGATGTGATGGACACGCACGACGGAACGATCGCCGCAAGAACAATGGCGGATTTGGAACGTCTTTCGAAGCAGGACCAGCCGTTTTTCTTGGCATGCGGCTTGGCGAAACCGCACATGCCGTTTTACTCGCCGAAGGAAACCTACGACCGGTACCCGTTGGCGGAGGTGAGGCTGGCTGAAAACCGGCGATTGCCACAGCCCATGCCGGACGAGTTTCGTTTGGTGCGGGAGCAGTTTGCATACGTCCCGATGACGTTGGATCTGTCACGCAGGGTGGAATACAACAGCGACGAGTACCATCAACGGATGCGTCAGGGGTACTACGCTTCGGTGACGCAAGCGGATGATTTGATGGGACGCGTGTTTGCGAAAATGCGAGAGCTCAATTTGGATCAAAACACCCTCGTGGTTGTCTTGGGGGATCATGGTTGGTTGCTCGGTGAGCACAATTCGTGGGCCAAGAACCAACTGCTGCACGATGCGCTTCGCACCGCGATGTGGATGAAGGGGCCAGGGATCGCAAAGGACGCGGTGATTCCTTCTCACGTTGAGTTTGTCGACGTGCATCCGACGTTGTGTGAGCTGGCGGGCATTGAAATCAAAGACGCAATTCACGGAAAAAGTTTTGCTTCTTTGTTGTCAAACCCAACCCAGGTTCATCGTGAAGACGCGTACACGCGGTTTGGTCCGGGGGATGCCTTGACCACGGAGGATCACTTCTTTGTGCGATGGCGAGCCGATGGGGCGAGTGATAGGGCAGGCGTTGAGCATGAATTGCTGGTTGATCGGAAAGCGGATCCGCTGCATCAGCACAACGTCAGTGGCCAGCCTCAGTACGAAGCGATTCAGAACCAGTTGCGGGAAAAGTTGATGGCCCGGATTGAGTTGGCAGAATCAGCGATGCCATAG
- a CDS encoding AI-2E family transporter, producing MTNRPSRSNSVQDACLLILTAIALTAAVYWLRSVLVPFVVALFIVSGITPILDFLQARLNVNRVVAAGVTFVLAIGGTCLVGMSIWLSIAQMSEEGKLYRMRVSEIVSNAEGWLHDNVAERFDSKEVTERSEAAVADLVEGVEAPVVSTNQAEPDELLANAAADLRAQLEEFLRNGVASLSSELFQLGSTSIVILIYVFFLLLGNLSGYGENTLAYQVNRQVRSYLFVKTMISLATGIVFGMALWLFGVPMALTFGLLAFLLNYIPNIGPILASILPLPFILLHPDGSLTWMITAIAVTCSIQVASGNLLEPKLMGNSADLHPVVILLALMFWGTLWGITGMFLATPITAAIKIALDRMDVTRPVAQVMAGRLGPRSNDPIVAN from the coding sequence ATGACAAACCGGCCTTCACGAAGCAACTCGGTTCAGGACGCCTGTTTGCTGATTCTCACCGCGATCGCCTTGACGGCGGCGGTGTACTGGCTGCGCTCGGTGTTGGTTCCATTTGTGGTGGCGTTGTTCATTGTCAGCGGAATCACGCCGATTTTGGATTTCCTGCAAGCGCGATTGAATGTCAATCGTGTGGTCGCGGCAGGCGTCACGTTTGTGTTGGCAATCGGTGGCACGTGTTTGGTTGGAATGAGCATTTGGTTGTCGATCGCCCAAATGTCGGAAGAGGGCAAGTTGTACCGGATGCGGGTGTCGGAGATCGTTTCGAACGCGGAAGGCTGGCTGCACGACAACGTTGCTGAGCGATTTGATTCCAAGGAAGTGACGGAGCGATCCGAAGCCGCGGTCGCCGATTTGGTGGAGGGAGTCGAGGCACCAGTTGTCTCCACGAACCAGGCGGAACCCGATGAGTTGCTCGCCAACGCAGCGGCGGATTTGCGGGCTCAACTCGAGGAGTTTTTGCGAAACGGTGTCGCGTCTTTGTCGAGCGAACTGTTTCAGTTGGGATCGACCAGCATCGTGATTTTGATCTACGTGTTCTTCCTGCTGCTGGGCAACTTGAGCGGCTACGGCGAAAACACGTTGGCGTATCAAGTCAATCGGCAGGTTCGCTCGTATCTGTTTGTGAAGACGATGATCTCTTTGGCAACCGGCATCGTCTTTGGGATGGCGCTGTGGTTGTTTGGGGTGCCGATGGCGCTCACGTTCGGACTGCTGGCTTTCTTGCTCAACTACATTCCCAACATCGGTCCGATCTTGGCCAGCATTCTGCCACTGCCGTTCATTTTGCTGCATCCCGACGGCAGTCTGACTTGGATGATTACCGCGATTGCGGTGACCTGCTCGATTCAGGTTGCCAGCGGCAATTTGCTGGAGCCGAAGTTGATGGGGAACTCGGCGGATCTGCACCCGGTGGTGATTCTGTTGGCATTGATGTTTTGGGGAACGCTTTGGGGCATCACCGGGATGTTCTTGGCGACGCCGATCACAGCAGCGATCAAGATTGCCTTGGACCGGATGGATGTCACGCGTCCGGTGGCGCAAGTGATGGCGGGACGCTTGGGACCGCGTTCCAACGACCCGATCGTGGCGAACTGA
- a CDS encoding efflux RND transporter permease subunit, whose translation MSKFFIYRPIFATVISIVIVIAGAVSFFGLPIEKFPPITPPTVQVTAVYPGANARTVAETVAAPIEQAVNGVEGMIYMSSTSTNEGLYTLTVTFELGMDLDIASVLVQNLVGSAEASLPQEVRQQGITTKKRSTQTLQFIALTSPEGSHDGLFLSNFSLDIRDEISRIKGVGDVQSFGDGDYSMRVWLDPRLLKQRGLTTEDVVAAISEQNVQVAAGQIGAPPAQSGTSFQFSVNTQGRFSSVEQFQNIIVRTGDNGEVLRLGDLARVELGSEAYTYSSSFSGDAAATIAIYQLPGANALETAKAIHVKMEELSSASNWPDDVAYQIAYDATEFVNASISEVYKTLATAIALVVLVIFIFLQDWRATIVPVAAIPVSLIGTFAIMAGIGFSLNMLSLFGIVLAIGIVVDDAIVVVENVSRHIANGLSSRDAAVKAMSEITGPVIATTLVLLAVFVPCAFMPGITGELFRQFALTISAAVVISTINALTLSPALCGIFLRPATETRFIGFRWFNQIFDRTTAIYGATVARLVRLTLIVSVASIALVMATGWMLTQLPTGFVPDEDQGVLFVNVQLPDAASKERTDAVIRHLDEVYSQTPGVQGWLSVTGYSLLGGSGGPNVGFSVLVLKPWDDRDATTESVAAIQQYLQRKFASEQRAMLFTFAPPPIDGLGTAGGFQMEVQDRGSNGYLPLQNATEELVANASTQSSLAALNTSFRATVPQLYVDVDREKAKTKNIPLSSVFSTLQTSLGSAYINDFTLNNRSYQVRAQAEAPFRRTASDITQLDVRDSNGNMVPLGSIVTVRDDFGPDVVRRYNMYPSAAINGSAAPGVSSGSALVLMEQTADQSLPASFSYEWTGMSFQEKQASGGQYLIFGLAILFVFLVLAAQYESWTSPAAVIAVVPLAALGVALSLMLRGSDNNTYTQIGIVLLVALASKNAILIVEFASELRSAGRSPREAATEAAKLRFRAILMTAFSSILGFLPLLVASGAGAASRQAVGTAVVGGMIAATIFALLLVPTFFVVFRTLSERMAGKSDS comes from the coding sequence ATGTCAAAGTTCTTCATCTACCGTCCGATCTTTGCCACGGTGATCTCCATCGTGATCGTGATCGCCGGCGCGGTTTCGTTCTTCGGCCTGCCGATTGAAAAGTTCCCGCCGATCACGCCGCCCACGGTCCAGGTCACCGCCGTCTATCCCGGTGCGAACGCTCGAACCGTCGCCGAAACCGTGGCTGCTCCCATCGAGCAAGCGGTCAACGGCGTCGAAGGCATGATCTACATGTCTTCTACCAGCACCAACGAAGGCCTCTACACGCTCACGGTCACGTTCGAGCTGGGCATGGATTTGGACATTGCCTCGGTGCTGGTTCAAAACCTGGTCGGCAGTGCCGAGGCCAGCCTGCCACAGGAGGTCCGGCAACAAGGCATCACGACAAAGAAACGTTCCACGCAAACCCTTCAGTTCATCGCGTTGACGTCCCCCGAAGGCAGCCATGATGGATTGTTTCTGAGCAACTTTTCGCTCGACATTCGAGACGAGATCAGCCGCATCAAAGGGGTGGGCGATGTCCAATCCTTTGGCGATGGCGACTACAGCATGCGGGTCTGGTTGGACCCACGCTTGCTGAAACAACGTGGACTCACCACCGAAGATGTTGTCGCGGCCATCTCGGAACAAAACGTTCAAGTCGCGGCGGGACAAATCGGCGCTCCCCCCGCTCAATCCGGCACCTCGTTTCAGTTTTCCGTCAACACGCAAGGTCGCTTTTCCAGCGTCGAACAATTCCAAAACATCATCGTCCGCACCGGCGACAATGGAGAAGTCCTGCGATTGGGCGATCTTGCTCGCGTCGAACTCGGTTCCGAAGCCTACACGTACTCCAGTTCCTTTTCCGGCGACGCTGCCGCCACGATCGCGATCTACCAACTTCCCGGTGCCAACGCCTTGGAAACCGCAAAAGCGATCCATGTCAAAATGGAAGAGCTTTCATCGGCATCCAACTGGCCCGACGACGTCGCGTATCAAATCGCCTACGACGCGACCGAATTCGTCAACGCCTCCATCAGCGAGGTCTACAAAACGCTGGCAACGGCGATCGCACTGGTTGTGCTTGTCATCTTCATCTTCCTGCAAGACTGGCGTGCCACGATTGTTCCCGTCGCAGCGATCCCCGTGTCGCTGATCGGCACCTTCGCCATCATGGCAGGCATTGGATTCTCACTGAACATGCTGTCGTTGTTCGGCATCGTGTTGGCCATTGGGATCGTGGTGGATGATGCGATCGTGGTCGTCGAAAATGTTTCTCGACACATCGCCAATGGTTTGTCCAGCCGCGACGCGGCCGTCAAAGCCATGTCCGAAATCACCGGCCCGGTAATCGCCACCACCTTGGTGCTGCTGGCCGTGTTTGTGCCCTGTGCGTTCATGCCCGGCATCACCGGCGAGCTGTTTCGGCAATTCGCTCTGACCATCTCCGCGGCCGTCGTCATCAGCACGATCAACGCGTTGACACTCAGCCCTGCCCTCTGCGGAATCTTCCTGCGCCCCGCCACGGAAACGCGATTCATTGGCTTTCGTTGGTTCAACCAAATCTTTGACCGAACCACCGCCATCTATGGTGCGACGGTCGCACGTTTGGTGCGACTGACATTGATCGTCTCCGTGGCTTCCATCGCCTTGGTGATGGCAACCGGCTGGATGCTCACCCAATTGCCAACCGGTTTCGTCCCGGACGAAGACCAAGGCGTGCTGTTCGTCAACGTCCAACTGCCTGATGCGGCCAGCAAAGAACGCACCGATGCAGTGATCCGACACTTGGATGAGGTCTACTCGCAAACCCCAGGGGTCCAAGGCTGGTTGTCCGTGACGGGATATTCCTTGCTGGGCGGCAGCGGTGGGCCCAACGTCGGGTTCTCGGTGCTGGTCCTGAAACCCTGGGATGATCGCGATGCAACCACCGAGAGTGTCGCTGCGATTCAACAATACCTGCAACGAAAATTTGCGAGCGAACAACGGGCCATGTTGTTCACGTTTGCTCCTCCACCCATCGACGGTTTAGGAACTGCCGGCGGATTTCAAATGGAAGTCCAAGACCGAGGCAGCAACGGCTACCTGCCACTGCAAAATGCAACCGAAGAACTGGTTGCCAACGCCTCCACCCAGTCCAGCTTGGCAGCCCTGAACACTTCCTTCCGAGCCACCGTTCCCCAACTCTATGTGGATGTGGATCGCGAAAAAGCGAAGACGAAGAACATCCCATTGAGCAGCGTTTTCTCGACCTTGCAGACCTCCCTCGGATCGGCCTACATCAACGACTTCACGCTCAACAACCGTTCCTACCAAGTTCGCGCGCAGGCCGAGGCTCCGTTCCGCCGAACGGCATCCGATATCACGCAACTGGATGTTCGAGACAGCAACGGCAACATGGTGCCGCTGGGCTCCATCGTGACCGTCCGCGATGACTTTGGTCCCGATGTTGTGCGACGCTACAACATGTATCCCAGCGCCGCGATCAACGGGTCCGCCGCCCCAGGCGTCAGCTCAGGCTCGGCTCTGGTACTGATGGAACAGACCGCTGACCAATCGCTGCCCGCGTCCTTCTCATATGAATGGACCGGGATGTCATTCCAAGAGAAACAGGCCTCCGGTGGCCAGTACCTGATCTTTGGATTGGCCATTCTGTTTGTGTTCTTGGTCCTTGCCGCTCAGTACGAAAGTTGGACCAGCCCCGCGGCCGTGATTGCCGTGGTGCCGCTCGCCGCACTCGGTGTCGCCCTGTCATTGATGCTGCGAGGAAGCGATAACAACACGTACACGCAAATCGGTATCGTGCTGTTGGTCGCGTTGGCCAGCAAAAACGCGATCCTGATCGTGGAGTTTGCCAGCGAACTGCGTTCCGCGGGTCGATCGCCTCGAGAAGCCGCGACAGAAGCTGCCAAACTCCGGTTCCGAGCCATCTTGATGACAGCGTTCTCCTCGATTCTGGGCTTCCTGCCGTTGCTGGTCGCCTCCGGTGCAGGCGCCGCCAGCCGACAAGCCGTCGGCACCGCCGTGGTGGGAGGCATGATCGCCGCCACCATTTTTGCACTGTTGCTCGTCCCCACGTTCTTCGTCGTCTTCCGAACACTCTCCGAACGCATGGCTGGCAAGTCCGACAGCTGA
- a CDS encoding efflux RND transporter periplasmic adaptor subunit — translation MNKIHPSPALRMLARVSMAARQANGLRSLASLLLAPLCWLSLIGCTPAVNEYQAPPPPDVTTANPVQQSLTIFIEENGETEAVEQADVRARVGGFVEELSFEPGQFVNEDQELYRIEPDTYQANRNAAAASVEAAKASIQVSEAALASALASVQKAENDLKREQRLKASNAGSQATFDAAVAARDSAMAQAKAAEANIEADKAKLLQAQAQLAQAELDLKYTVVRAPIEGRVSKTQVKLGNLVQVGSTLATIVDQRKIFANFSISDRKLLELVEARPETEEPADSPEDWSKIPVYLQRDGDSGQWLSGKLDYVDQRGIDQKTGTFGLRADFDNQDGKLLPGMFVIIRLPVREIENAILIPERAIVRNQTGSYVMLVGSENQIEQREITVGQTLDGWALVKEGLSADDTFVLEGLQRARPGSTVSPKPTELSTQGSPMLQAAIDSNAGAATSGAATSGAPTSGAAAEPTHTVNPTDDEPVSDSSTAD, via the coding sequence ATGAACAAAATCCATCCTTCACCAGCCCTCCGGATGCTTGCTCGGGTCAGCATGGCTGCTCGTCAGGCAAATGGCCTTCGCTCGCTGGCGTCCCTGCTGTTGGCCCCGCTGTGCTGGCTGTCCTTGATCGGCTGCACCCCCGCCGTCAACGAGTACCAAGCCCCGCCGCCTCCCGACGTGACAACGGCAAACCCCGTTCAACAAAGCCTCACCATTTTCATCGAAGAAAATGGTGAAACCGAAGCGGTGGAGCAGGCGGATGTGCGGGCCCGCGTCGGCGGATTCGTCGAAGAGCTGTCCTTTGAGCCCGGACAATTTGTCAATGAGGACCAGGAGCTCTACCGAATCGAACCAGATACCTATCAAGCCAATCGCAATGCCGCCGCCGCTTCGGTGGAAGCCGCCAAGGCTTCCATCCAAGTCAGCGAAGCCGCGCTGGCATCCGCACTCGCCTCCGTTCAAAAAGCTGAAAACGATCTCAAACGCGAACAACGTTTGAAAGCGTCCAACGCGGGATCGCAAGCGACCTTCGATGCCGCAGTGGCAGCTCGAGACTCGGCCATGGCTCAAGCGAAAGCAGCCGAAGCCAACATCGAGGCAGACAAAGCCAAACTGCTGCAGGCCCAAGCCCAACTGGCTCAAGCGGAATTGGATTTGAAATACACCGTGGTCCGTGCCCCGATCGAAGGCCGTGTCTCCAAAACACAAGTCAAACTCGGCAACCTCGTCCAAGTCGGTAGCACCCTGGCAACGATCGTGGACCAACGAAAGATTTTTGCCAACTTCAGCATCAGTGATCGCAAACTGCTGGAACTGGTCGAAGCTCGACCAGAAACCGAAGAACCTGCCGACTCACCCGAAGATTGGTCGAAGATCCCGGTCTACCTGCAACGCGACGGGGACTCCGGGCAATGGCTGTCTGGAAAACTGGACTACGTCGACCAACGTGGCATCGACCAAAAAACGGGAACGTTCGGACTGCGTGCTGACTTCGACAACCAAGACGGCAAGTTGCTGCCGGGGATGTTCGTGATCATCCGGTTGCCGGTTCGCGAAATTGAAAACGCCATTCTGATCCCTGAACGTGCCATCGTTCGAAATCAAACGGGATCGTACGTGATGCTGGTGGGCTCCGAAAACCAAATTGAGCAACGCGAGATCACCGTCGGCCAAACACTCGATGGATGGGCGTTGGTCAAAGAGGGACTGTCCGCCGACGACACCTTTGTGCTGGAAGGTCTGCAGCGAGCCCGACCGGGAAGCACGGTCTCTCCCAAGCCAACGGAACTGTCGACCCAAGGCAGCCCCATGCTGCAAGCCGCGATCGATTCCAACGCCGGAGCCGCTACCTCGGGAGCCGCTACCTCGGGAGCCCCCACCTCGGGAGCCGCTGCTGAACCGACACACACGGTCAATCCGACCGACGATGAACCCGTCTCCGATTCATCCACTGCGGACTGA
- a CDS encoding potassium channel family protein: MIPTLQPETHRWRGRPRHGELLLALVSLIFIQSCLSSENMIHRVALNALFFLVVLSAIRSLTGSASRMWCTLLAGGVAYATSWANEITGAMWLAIVSDSCFALVFLILIYAVGEHVFGEGPIDANRIIGAVSIYFLLGLLWAFLYTLAELVQPGAFLFPVVNTGSVQNTRLISEFIYFSNVTLTTLGYGDVVPLSRPAKMLSVLQAMVGQLYVAIVIARMVGLQVSQRSAEKTA; encoded by the coding sequence ATGATTCCTACGCTCCAACCTGAAACGCATCGCTGGCGGGGACGACCTCGTCACGGGGAGTTGTTGCTCGCTCTCGTTTCCCTGATTTTCATTCAATCGTGTTTGTCGTCCGAGAACATGATTCATCGAGTGGCTCTCAACGCACTGTTCTTTCTGGTGGTTCTTTCCGCGATTCGTTCGCTGACCGGATCGGCGTCCCGAATGTGGTGCACGTTGCTGGCTGGGGGTGTGGCCTACGCGACCTCTTGGGCCAACGAGATCACGGGGGCGATGTGGTTGGCGATCGTCAGTGATTCGTGCTTCGCCTTGGTTTTTCTGATCCTGATCTACGCTGTTGGAGAACACGTGTTTGGTGAAGGGCCGATCGATGCCAATCGAATCATTGGCGCAGTTTCGATCTACTTCTTGCTCGGGTTGCTTTGGGCTTTTCTTTACACGTTGGCCGAACTCGTTCAACCCGGCGCGTTTTTGTTCCCGGTTGTGAACACGGGATCTGTTCAGAACACTCGGTTGATCAGCGAGTTCATTTACTTCAGCAACGTGACGCTGACAACGCTTGGCTACGGTGATGTGGTGCCGTTGTCCCGTCCTGCGAAAATGCTATCGGTGCTGCAAGCCATGGTGGGGCAGCTCTACGTGGCGATCGTGATTGCACGGATGGTTGGCCTTCAGGTGTCACAAAGGTCGGCCGAAAAAACTGCCTGA
- a CDS encoding bestrophin family protein encodes MTQAIWPVATFSMFYSLAISAVDYWVPLDAYELPPGVATFPGTFLGIVLAFRTNSSYSRWWEARILWGRITNDSRTFTRQLISFTKPATSPGDNSETTRRIVNRHILWCHTLAASLRDEDVSSNPEAKIASDELQTYRQCRNAANRILLQQAIDLQQLHQSEALDRWQALELDRSLRRLTDHMGGCERIRHTPFPPMYAMLIHYLVFAFIIILPFALLEMPALGLIAFTVPVSIVFLAMEKVAQVLETPFADTPSCTPMLALCRNIEIDARQMLGDTDTPAVLQPIDGVLI; translated from the coding sequence TTGACTCAAGCGATTTGGCCGGTGGCCACCTTCTCGATGTTCTACTCGCTTGCAATTTCGGCGGTGGACTACTGGGTGCCGCTGGATGCATACGAACTGCCGCCTGGTGTCGCCACTTTCCCCGGCACGTTCCTTGGCATCGTGCTCGCATTCCGAACCAATTCCAGCTATTCGCGGTGGTGGGAAGCTCGGATCTTGTGGGGGCGTATCACCAACGACTCCCGAACTTTCACCCGACAATTGATCAGCTTCACGAAGCCGGCGACTTCCCCGGGTGACAACAGCGAAACGACACGCCGCATCGTCAACCGACACATTCTTTGGTGCCACACGTTGGCCGCGTCGTTGCGAGACGAAGACGTGTCCTCCAATCCCGAAGCAAAGATCGCATCCGACGAACTGCAGACGTATCGCCAGTGCCGCAACGCAGCGAACCGAATTCTTCTGCAACAAGCCATTGACCTGCAACAACTCCACCAGTCCGAAGCACTGGACCGATGGCAAGCCTTGGAACTGGACCGCAGCCTTCGTCGCCTGACCGATCACATGGGTGGTTGCGAACGCATTCGTCATACACCGTTCCCACCGATGTACGCGATGCTCATTCACTATCTCGTGTTTGCGTTCATCATCATTCTCCCGTTTGCACTTTTGGAAATGCCTGCGTTGGGACTGATCGCGTTCACCGTCCCTGTCTCCATTGTCTTTTTGGCAATGGAGAAGGTCGCCCAGGTTCTCGAAACGCCGTTTGCAGACACGCCCTCGTGCACCCCCATGCTGGCCTTGTGCCGAAACATCGAAATTGATGCCCGCCAGATGCTTGGCGACACCGACACACCGGCGGTCTTGCAACCAATCGACGGCGTCCTGATCTAA
- a CDS encoding APC family permease, translating to MSGKYGFWTLTFLVIANMIGAGVFTTSGYSLADLGSPEQVLWAWLAGGVIAVTGAISYAMLIRVMPQSGGEYLFLSRAAHPLLGYIAGWVSLIAGFSGAIAFAATALEGYLLPEQLRPEWMPAGIVTIMAIVLAGFFHGLHPRIGAATQNIAVSVKLVLLGTILVFAAYQWFSGDLVAHSPARETSPDATPWSHWTAFAGSLVWISLSYSGFNAAVYVADEVVDAKRVVPRALVAGTLATTILYLCLNAVFVFAPPMQSIVGKPDVAAIAAASLGGNGFAHFVRWTIALCLLTSVLSMMMAAPRVYAKMADDGMLPAWMRFRGEAPFAATVVQIVVAVTLVLISDLQGLLSYLGLTLSLSAACSVCCLFLPSIRNSPHAAPKLWLIAPAFYVVATIVSAGIMTSNDPKQLIATGLTFLVGGTMYALTTRRTTDQGPPSSN from the coding sequence TTGAGCGGCAAATACGGATTTTGGACCCTCACGTTCCTGGTCATCGCCAACATGATCGGCGCTGGCGTGTTCACGACGTCCGGGTATTCACTGGCCGATTTGGGATCTCCTGAACAAGTCCTCTGGGCGTGGTTGGCAGGCGGCGTGATCGCTGTCACAGGGGCCATCAGCTACGCGATGCTGATCCGCGTGATGCCGCAATCCGGCGGCGAGTACCTGTTTCTTTCTCGGGCGGCGCACCCGTTGCTCGGCTACATCGCCGGATGGGTTTCTCTGATCGCAGGGTTCTCCGGCGCAATCGCGTTCGCGGCAACGGCACTGGAAGGCTACCTGCTTCCCGAACAATTGCGTCCTGAGTGGATGCCCGCGGGAATCGTCACTATCATGGCGATTGTCTTGGCGGGCTTTTTCCATGGTTTGCACCCGCGCATTGGAGCCGCCACCCAGAACATCGCCGTCAGCGTCAAACTGGTTCTCTTGGGAACGATCCTGGTGTTTGCCGCTTACCAGTGGTTCAGCGGAGACTTGGTCGCCCACAGCCCCGCACGCGAAACATCCCCCGATGCCACCCCTTGGTCGCACTGGACCGCCTTTGCGGGAAGCCTCGTTTGGATCTCCCTGAGCTATTCCGGTTTCAATGCGGCGGTCTATGTGGCCGATGAAGTGGTTGACGCCAAGCGAGTGGTCCCCCGAGCGCTGGTCGCTGGAACCTTGGCCACGACCATCCTGTACCTCTGCCTCAACGCCGTCTTTGTCTTTGCACCTCCCATGCAAAGCATCGTTGGCAAACCCGATGTGGCGGCCATCGCAGCAGCCAGTCTGGGAGGCAACGGTTTCGCACACTTTGTTCGCTGGACCATTGCCCTGTGTTTGTTGACATCGGTGCTGAGCATGATGATGGCGGCCCCCCGCGTGTACGCGAAAATGGCGGACGATGGCATGTTGCCCGCCTGGATGCGTTTTCGCGGCGAAGCACCCTTTGCAGCCACCGTGGTTCAGATCGTGGTGGCGGTCACGTTGGTTTTGATTTCGGACCTGCAAGGTTTGCTGTCGTATCTCGGACTGACGTTGTCGTTGTCAGCCGCCTGTTCGGTCTGCTGTTTGTTCTTGCCCTCGATCCGCAACTCACCTCATGCGGCTCCGAAATTGTGGTTGATCGCACCTGCGTTTTATGTCGTGGCGACAATCGTTTCGGCAGGCATCATGACATCCAATGATCCCAAACAATTGATCGCGACCGGACTGACGTTTTTGGTCGGCGGAACCATGTACGCCCTGACAACTCGCCGCACCACCGACCAAGGTCCGCCCAGCTCCAACTGA